One Nocardia farcinica genomic region harbors:
- the pyk gene encoding pyruvate kinase, which produces MMRRTKIVCTLGPATATEDRIRELVESGMDVARLNFSHGEHSDHAENYKKVRQASDHLGRAVGILADLQGPKIRLGRFAEGRTVWATGEEVRITVDDIDGSHDRVSTTYKQLAQDAKPGDRLLVDDGKVGLTVTRVEGNDVVCRVTEGGPVSNNKGVSLPGMDVSVPALSDKDIEDLEFALDLGVDFIALSFVRSPADVELVHDVMDKVGRRVPVIGKLEKPEAIDNLEAIVLAFDAIMVARGDLGVELPLEQVPLVQKRAIQMARENAKPVIVATQMLESMIENSRPTRAEASDVANAVLDGADAVMLSGETSVGAFPIETVRTMARIVHAVEAESSTRVPPLTHVPRTKRGVISYAARDIGERLNAKALVAFTQSGDTVRRLARLHTPLPLLAFTPLPEVRSQLALTWGTETFIVPTVDSTDAMIHQVDQALLSMGRYSKGDLVVIVAGSPPGTVGSTNLIHVHRIGEEDH; this is translated from the coding sequence GTGATGCGACGGACGAAGATTGTGTGCACGCTCGGACCGGCCACTGCCACCGAGGACCGTATCCGCGAACTCGTCGAGAGCGGCATGGACGTCGCGCGGCTGAATTTCAGCCACGGCGAGCACAGCGACCATGCCGAGAACTACAAGAAGGTCCGCCAGGCCTCCGACCATCTCGGCCGTGCGGTCGGCATTCTCGCCGACCTACAGGGCCCCAAGATCCGCCTCGGCCGCTTCGCCGAGGGCCGCACGGTGTGGGCGACCGGGGAGGAGGTCCGCATCACGGTCGACGACATCGACGGCTCCCACGATCGGGTCTCCACCACCTACAAGCAGCTGGCCCAGGACGCCAAGCCCGGCGACCGGCTGCTCGTCGACGACGGCAAGGTCGGACTCACCGTCACCCGCGTCGAGGGCAACGACGTGGTGTGCCGAGTGACCGAGGGCGGCCCGGTGTCCAACAACAAGGGCGTGTCGCTGCCCGGCATGGACGTCTCGGTGCCCGCGCTGTCGGACAAGGACATCGAGGATCTGGAATTCGCGCTCGACCTGGGCGTCGACTTCATCGCGCTGTCGTTCGTGCGCTCGCCCGCCGACGTCGAGCTGGTGCACGACGTGATGGACAAGGTCGGCCGGCGGGTGCCGGTGATCGGCAAGCTGGAGAAGCCCGAGGCCATCGACAACCTGGAGGCCATCGTGCTGGCCTTCGACGCGATCATGGTCGCCCGCGGCGATCTGGGCGTGGAGCTGCCGCTCGAGCAGGTGCCGCTGGTGCAGAAGCGCGCGATCCAGATGGCGCGCGAGAACGCCAAGCCGGTCATCGTCGCCACCCAGATGCTGGAATCGATGATCGAGAACAGCCGCCCGACCCGCGCCGAGGCCTCCGACGTGGCCAACGCGGTGCTCGACGGCGCCGACGCGGTGATGCTGTCCGGCGAGACCTCGGTGGGCGCGTTCCCGATCGAGACCGTCCGCACCATGGCCCGCATCGTGCACGCGGTGGAGGCCGAATCCTCGACCCGGGTGCCGCCGCTGACCCACGTGCCGCGCACCAAGCGCGGCGTCATCTCCTACGCCGCCCGTGACATCGGCGAACGGCTCAATGCCAAGGCACTGGTGGCGTTCACGCAATCCGGTGACACGGTGCGCCGGCTGGCCCGGCTGCACACGCCGCTGCCGCTGCTGGCGTTCACCCCGCTGCCCGAGGTGCGCAGCCAGCTGGCGCTGACCTGGGGTACCGAGACCTTCATCGTGCCGACCGTGGACAGCACCGACGCGATGATCCACCAGGTCGACCAGGCGCTGCTGTCGATGGGGCGCTACAGCAAGGGTGATCTCGTGGTGATCGTGGCGGGCTCCCCGCCCGGTACTGTCGGTTCCACCAACCTGATCCACGTGCACCGCATCGGTGAGGAGGACCATTAG
- a CDS encoding TM2 domain-containing protein, whose product MTDPYQQNPGYGGPQYGPPGTGPDLSKGAGQQQPYGQQSDPYAQQPQQPYGQQSDPYAQQAAYGQQPYGQQPYGQPGYGQPGGYPPAPYPQGYNPNDPEAPYGRDPFGVPFSDKQKLTAGLLQIFLGGFGVGRFYTGYTGIAIAQIAVTWLTCGIGAIWPLVDGIMMLTGKVPDAQGRPLRD is encoded by the coding sequence GTGACCGACCCCTACCAGCAGAATCCGGGCTACGGCGGCCCGCAGTACGGCCCGCCCGGCACCGGCCCGGATCTGAGCAAGGGCGCGGGCCAGCAGCAGCCGTACGGCCAGCAGAGTGACCCGTACGCGCAGCAGCCGCAGCAGCCCTACGGGCAGCAGAGCGATCCGTACGCGCAGCAGGCGGCCTACGGCCAGCAGCCCTACGGCCAGCAGCCGTACGGGCAGCCCGGCTACGGTCAGCCCGGCGGCTACCCGCCCGCGCCGTACCCGCAGGGGTACAACCCGAACGATCCCGAGGCGCCCTACGGCCGCGACCCGTTCGGTGTCCCGTTCTCCGACAAGCAGAAGCTGACCGCCGGTCTGTTGCAGATCTTCCTCGGCGGCTTCGGCGTCGGCCGGTTCTACACCGGTTACACCGGCATCGCCATCGCGCAGATCGCCGTCACCTGGCTGACCTGCGGTATCGGCGCCATCTGGCCGCTGGTCGACGGCATCATGATGCTCACCGGCAAGGTGCCCGACGCGCAGGGACGTCCGCTGCGCGACTGA
- a CDS encoding prolipoprotein diacylglyceryl transferase, with translation MTLRSDVLAYIPSPPQGVWHIGPIPLRAYALCIILGIVVAIWWGERRWQQRGGREGTVLDVAMFAVPFGLIGGRAYHVATDWRKYFGEGGDPVEALYIWQGGLGIWGAVFLGGIGAWIACRIYRIPLPAFGDAIAPPILLAQAIGRLGNWFNQELYGRETTLPWGLEIYPRFDAAGDPDPMNGISNGVVEKIVHPTFLYELLWNVLVVIALVQLDKRFRIGHGRLFALYVAGYSFGRFFVELMRDDEATLVAGIRINNFTSALVFLAAIAYFVFATKGREAPERLQPGGTTRPWPWQLAALRAAGVAANGPAQPGATASTATDTDGDAKDTPPSDDTAKDASATDSATDSAATDSDSGEAAGSSDDADRAAAVKAASGATAAEKSAADKESAAGESAADTSAADKSAADKSGSAQSAADQPAADKSGSAKSAADKSAGKSGAGRGNESESTRDNESTSAGTAASATGSAGAGATDRVDSGENDA, from the coding sequence GTGACCTTACGAAGCGATGTGCTGGCCTACATTCCCAGCCCCCCGCAGGGCGTGTGGCATATCGGGCCGATCCCGTTGCGGGCCTACGCCCTGTGCATCATCCTCGGCATCGTCGTCGCCATCTGGTGGGGTGAGCGGCGCTGGCAGCAGCGCGGCGGCCGCGAGGGCACGGTGCTCGACGTCGCGATGTTCGCCGTGCCGTTCGGCCTGATCGGCGGCCGCGCCTACCACGTGGCCACGGACTGGCGAAAGTACTTCGGGGAGGGCGGCGATCCGGTCGAGGCGCTCTACATCTGGCAGGGCGGACTCGGCATCTGGGGCGCGGTGTTCCTCGGCGGTATCGGCGCCTGGATCGCCTGCCGGATCTACCGGATCCCGTTGCCCGCCTTCGGCGATGCCATCGCCCCGCCGATCCTGCTCGCGCAGGCCATCGGACGGCTGGGCAACTGGTTCAACCAGGAACTCTACGGCCGCGAGACCACCCTGCCGTGGGGCCTGGAGATCTACCCGCGCTTCGACGCCGCGGGCGACCCCGACCCGATGAACGGCATCTCCAACGGCGTCGTGGAGAAGATCGTGCACCCCACGTTCCTCTACGAACTGCTGTGGAACGTGCTCGTGGTGATCGCGCTCGTGCAGCTGGACAAGCGCTTCCGCATCGGCCACGGCAGGCTGTTCGCGCTCTACGTCGCCGGGTACAGCTTCGGCCGCTTCTTCGTCGAGCTGATGCGCGACGACGAGGCGACCCTCGTCGCGGGCATCCGGATCAACAACTTCACCTCCGCCCTGGTGTTCCTGGCCGCGATCGCCTACTTCGTCTTCGCCACCAAGGGCCGGGAGGCGCCGGAACGGCTGCAACCCGGCGGCACGACGCGCCCGTGGCCGTGGCAGCTCGCGGCGCTGCGCGCGGCCGGGGTCGCGGCGAACGGACCGGCCCAACCGGGCGCGACGGCATCGACCGCGACGGACACCGACGGCGATGCGAAGGACACGCCGCCCAGCGACGACACCGCGAAGGATGCTTCCGCCACCGACTCCGCCACCGACTCCGCCGCCACCGACTCCGACTCCGGCGAGGCGGCGGGTTCGTCGGACGACGCGGACCGGGCCGCCGCCGTGAAGGCCGCGTCGGGCGCGACCGCCGCGGAGAAGTCCGCCGCGGACAAGGAGTCGGCCGCAGGCGAGTCCGCGGCAGACACCTCCGCCGCCGACAAGTCCGCGGCAGACAAGTCCGGCTCCGCGCAGTCCGCTGCCGACCAGCCCGCGGCAGACAAGTCCGGCTCCGCGAAGTCCGCTGCCGACAAGTCCGCCGGGAAGTCCGGTGCGGGGCGTGGCAACGAATCCGAATCCACCCGCGATAACGAGTCGACGTCCGCGGGCACCGCGGCGTCGGCCACCGGATCGGCGGGTGCCGGGGCGACAGATCGGGTCGACTCCGGCGAGAATGACGCGTGA
- the trpA gene encoding tryptophan synthase subunit alpha — MSQQSRLANTFATARAEHRAALIGYLPAGYPDLAGSIATCRAMVESGCDIVEVGVAYSDPVMDGPTIQAAAEQALRGGVRVRDVFSVVEAITAAGGQAVVMSYWNPVLRYGVERFARDLAAAGGAGIITPNLIPEEADDWFIASATHNLDRIFLVAPSSTEERLVKTLEASRGFIYAASTMGVTGARDAVSSAAPALCARIRAHSDIPIGVGLGVRNGAQAAEIASYADGVIVGSALVSAAGEGLDAVRALTSELAEGVRSATVAS, encoded by the coding sequence GTGAGCCAGCAGTCCCGCCTCGCCAACACCTTCGCCACCGCGCGCGCCGAGCACCGGGCCGCGCTGATCGGCTACCTGCCCGCGGGCTACCCCGACCTGGCCGGCTCCATCGCGACCTGCCGGGCGATGGTCGAATCCGGTTGCGACATCGTGGAAGTCGGCGTCGCCTACTCCGATCCGGTGATGGACGGCCCGACCATCCAGGCCGCGGCCGAGCAGGCGCTGCGCGGCGGCGTGCGGGTGCGCGACGTGTTCTCCGTCGTCGAGGCGATCACCGCCGCGGGCGGCCAAGCCGTGGTGATGAGCTACTGGAATCCGGTGTTGCGCTACGGCGTGGAGCGGTTCGCCCGCGATCTGGCCGCGGCGGGCGGGGCGGGCATCATCACGCCCAACCTGATCCCCGAGGAGGCCGACGACTGGTTCATCGCCTCGGCCACCCACAATCTCGATCGCATCTTCCTGGTCGCGCCGTCGTCCACCGAGGAACGGCTGGTCAAGACGCTCGAAGCCAGCCGCGGCTTCATCTACGCGGCCTCGACGATGGGTGTCACCGGCGCGCGCGACGCGGTCTCCTCGGCCGCGCCCGCGCTGTGCGCGCGCATCCGGGCGCATTCCGACATCCCGATCGGCGTCGGCCTCGGCGTGCGCAACGGTGCGCAGGCAGCCGAGATCGCCTCCTACGCCGACGGCGTGATCGTCGGTTCCGCGCTGGTCAGCGCCGCGGGCGAGGGGCTGGACGCGGTGCGCGCGCTCACCTCGGAGCTCGCCGAGGGCGTGCGTTCGGCGACCGTCGCCTCCTGA